From a single Carassius carassius chromosome 8, fCarCar2.1, whole genome shotgun sequence genomic region:
- the lypla2 gene encoding acyl-protein thioesterase 2, which translates to MCGNNMSVPLLSEAVTVPGTEKETAVVIFLHGLGDTGHGWADAMTSIRLPYIKYICPHAPRIPVTLNMKMTMPSWFDLMGLSPGSPEDEAGIKRAAENIKAIIDHEVKNGIPSSRIILGGFSQGGALSLYTALTSQQKLAAVVGLSCWLPLHKTFPQAASGSANKDTPILQCHGEMDPMIPVQFGALTAEKLKNIVSPQKVTFLTYPDLMHSSCPMEMSAVKEFIEKQLPRV; encoded by the exons ATGTGTGGCAACAACATGTCTGTACCTCTGCTCTCTGAAGCCGTGACCGTGCCTGGGACGGAGAAGGAAACGGCTGTG GTGATCTTCCTTCATGGCTTGGGCGACACAGG ACACGGCTGGGCTGATGCTATGACATCTATTCGACTGCCATACATCAAATACATCTGCCCACACGC ACCCCGAATCCCTGTAACACTCAACATGAAGATGACTATGCCCTCATG gtTTGATCTGATGGGCTTAAGCCCAGGATCACCGGAGGATGAAGCAGGGATTAAGAGAGCAGCAGAGAACA TAAAGGCCATCATTGATCACGAGGTAAAGAATGGTATACCATCCAGTCGTATCATTCTTGGTGGTTTCTCTCAG GgtggagctctctctctctacaccgCTCTGACCTCTCAGCAGAAACTAGCAGCTGTAGTTGGACTTAGTTGTTGGCTTCCCCTTCACAAGACTTTCCCACAG GCTGCAAGTGGGAGTGCAAACAAGGACACTCCCATTCTGCAGTGTCATGGCGAGATGGATCCCATGATCCCGGTGCAGTTCGGGGCCTTGACGGCAGAGAAGCTCAAGAACATCGTTTCTCCACAAAAGGTCACCTTCCTCACCTACCCGGATCTCATGCATAGCTCCTGTCCTATG GAGATGTCTGCTGTGAAGGAATTCATTGAAAAGCAGTTGCCCCGAGTCTGA